One Mycolicibacterium rufum genomic window, GCATGCCGACTGTTGCTGTGGTCATTGTTCGTTCTCCTCTGCCGTTCGTCGTCCGGCCGACCGTCACTCGACCCGGCCGGTGCGGTCGTCGGCGTCGTCATCACCCTCGTCGGGCACGTGGACGTCGTGCACGGTGATGTTCACCTCGACGACCTCCAGACCCGTCATGCGCTCCAACGCGGCGATCACGTTACGGCGGATACCCGAGGCGACATCTGAGATGGACACCCCGTACTCGGCGACGATATCGAGATCGACGGCGGCCTGCTTCTCCCCCACCTCGACCGAGACACCCTGCGCGTAGTTGGTGGAAGCACCGGGGATCCGGTCACGCAGCGCGCCG contains:
- a CDS encoding Asp23/Gls24 family envelope stress response protein translates to MTTPTTAVATKPAGPLMTTEGNTTIADVVVSKIAGLAAREVHGVHDLGGNASRAVGALRDRIPGASTNYAQGVSVEVGEKQAAVDLDIVAEYGVSISDVASGIRRNVIAALERMTGLEVVEVNITVHDVHVPDEGDDDADDRTGRVE